One Brassica oleracea var. oleracea cultivar TO1000 chromosome C7, BOL, whole genome shotgun sequence genomic window carries:
- the LOC106301315 gene encoding uncharacterized protein LOC106301315, producing the protein MSISMALFSPPISSPHQNSNLIPKISLSLLSTKRLSLVSLTRASSDNGTSTPASATVSATTVEAPKPVAVEEVPVKSPSENGAVGGEETDLTTTTTEIKFQDAKWVNGTWDLKQFEKEGKTDWDSVIVAEAKRRKWLEDNPETTSNDEPVLFDTSIIPWWAWMKRYHLPEAELLNGRAAMVGFFMAYFVDSLTGVGLVDQMGNFFCKTLLFVAVAGVLFIRKNEDLDKLKGLIEETTLYDKQWQAAWKEPESSSSSTVSSKK; encoded by the exons ATGTCCATATCCATGGCGTTATTCTCTCCGCCGATCTCTTCTCCACATCAAAACTCTAACCTCATCCCCAAGATCTCCCTCTCTCTCCTCTCCACCAAGCGCCTCTCTCTCGTCTCCCTCACTCGAGCCTCCTCCGACAACGGTACGTCAACACCCGCTTCAGCCACAGTCTCCGCAACCACCGTGGAGGCTCCGAAGCCTGTCGCTGTAGAAGAGGTTCCGGTAAAATCTCCGTCTGAAAACGGCGCCGTTGGAGGCGAAGAGACTGACTTGACGACCACCACGACGGAGATCAAGTTCCAGGATGCGAAGTGGGTTAATGGAACTTGGGATCTGAAACAGTTCGAGAAAGAAGGCAAAACAGACTGGGACTCTGTTATCGTTGCTG AGGCAAAGAGGAGAAAGTGGCTTGAAGATAACCCGGAGACAACTAGTAACGACGAGCCTGTCCTCTTCGATACCTCCATCATTCCATGGTGGGCATGGATGAAGAGATACCATCTACCCGAAGCTGAACTCCTCAATG GTCGTGCGGCGATGGTTGGGTTCTTCATGGCTTACTTTGTTGACAGCCTTACAGGAGTAGGACTTGTTGATCAAATGGGAAATTTCTTCTGCAAAACACTCTTGTTTGTGGCTGTCGCCGGAGTTCTTTTCATCCGCAAGAACGAAGATTTAGACAAACTCAAGGGTCTGATTGAAGAGACAACGTTATATGACAAGCAATGGCAAGCGGCATGGAAAGAGCCGGAATCATCATCATCATCAACGGTTTCTTCAAAGAAGTGA
- the LOC106301821 gene encoding GATA transcription factor 27 isoform X1, translating to MGKQGPCYHCGVTSTPLWRNGPPEKPVLCNACGSRWRTKGSLVNYTPLHSRAEVDDINDHRAPKMMMMNKKLPKRKPYQENFTVKRTNYEFNNGFKKRTLDELEASNRSSSGSVVSNSESCDQSNAWETTFPSKKRTCVVGRPKPASSVEKLTKDLYSILQEQQSSCLSGTSEEDLLFENESPMVIGHGSVLLRDPHEESEASSLLAESSKSSSMHSAEFGVNKSQRSLNFGCRTKPQVLGRRSLPLCNIDLKDVFNFDEFIEKFTKEEQQKLMKLLPGVDSVDLPESLRSMFECSQFKDNFSLFQQLVADGVFQPLSSSSSSGSKLEELKTLAKLALSDPNKSHLLESYQMLKEQRKGIEDSVAKPSDNHSLVTIERPCESLNQNFSETRTVMKSPKEVIKIRSKQIETKEIIENSVSSFNHMSYGESMVYSHEDNDISDQDLLLDVPSNGSYPQAELLHMI from the exons ATGGGAAAGCAAGGGCCTTGCTATCACTGTGGCGTCACAA GCACACCTCTATGGAGAAACGGTCCACCAGAGAAGCCAGTATTGTGCAATGCGTGTGGTTCGAGATGGAGAACGAAGGGATCATTAGTAAACTACACTCCCCTTCATTCTCGTGCTGAAGTTGATGATATTAATGATCACAGAGCTCCAAAGATGATGATGATGAACAAAAAGCTTCCCAAGAGGAAACCATATCAAGAAAACTTCACCGTCAAAAGAACCAACTATGAATTCAACAACGGTTTCAAGAAGAGGACCTTAGACGAATTAGAAGCTAGCAACAGGTCTAGCTCAGGGTCGGTTGTATCCAACTCAGAGAGCTGTGATCAATCTAATGCGTGGGAAACTACTTTTCCTTCTAAGAAGAGAACATGTGTGGTGGGCCGTCCAAAGCCGGCTTCTTCAGTTGAGAAGCTCACAAAGGATCTCTATAGTATCTTACAAGAACAACAGTCTTCTTGTCTCTCTGGTACTTCAGAGGAGGACTTGCTTTTTGAGAACGAGTCACCGATGGTGATAGGACATGGGAGTGTTCTCTTGAGAGATCCTCATGAGGAATCTGAAGCTAGCTCACTCTTGGCTGAGAGCAGCAAGTCCTCATCGATGCATTCTGCTGAATTTGGGGTTAATAAAAGCCAGAGATCTCTAAATTTTGGTTGCAGGACCAAACCTCAAGTCTTGGGAAGACGTAGTTTACCACTCTGTAACATAGATTTGAAG GATGTTTTCAACTTTGATGAGTTCATAGAAAAGTTCACAAAGGAAGAACAGCAAAAGCTGATGAAACTACTTCCTGGAGTTGACTCTGTTGATCTTCCTGAAAG CCTCAGAAGCATGTTTGAGTGTTCTCAGTTCAAAGATAACTTCTCCTTGTTTCAGCAACTAGTTGCAGATGGTGTCTTTCAGCCGTTATCATCATCTTCTTCCTCTGGATCAAAACTTGAAGAGCTTAAGACTCTGGCAAAGCTTGCTTTATCTGATCCTAACAAATCCCATTTGTTGGAAAGCTATCAAATGCTCAAG GAACAGAGAAAAGGGATTGAAGACTCTGTTGCTAAACCATCTGATAATCATAGTTTAGTAACCATTGAAAGACCTTGTGAAAGCCTAAACCAAAACTTCTCAG AGACAAGGACTGTGATGAAGAGCCCAAAAGAAGTGATAAAGATTAGATCAAAACAAATCGAAACCAAAGAGATTATTGAGAATAGTGTCTCTTCCTTTAACCATATGAGCTATGGTGAGTCCATGGTTTATAGTCATGAAGATAATGATATTTCTGATCAGGATCTTCTTCTTGATGTGCCGTCGAATGGATCATACCCTCAAGCAGAGCTTCTTCACATGATATGA
- the LOC106301821 gene encoding GATA transcription factor 27 isoform X2, with product MGKQGPCYHCGVTSTPLWRNGPPEKPVLCNACGSRWRTKGSLVNYTPLHSRAEVDDINDHRAPKMMMMNKKLPKRKPYQENFTVKRTNYEFNNGFKKRTLDELEASNRSSSGSVVSNSESCDQSNAWETTFPSKKRTCVVGRPKPASSVEKLTKDLYSILQEQQSSCLSGTSEEDLLFENESPMVIGHGSVLLRDPHEESEASSLLAESSKSSSMHSAEFGVNKSQRSLNFGCRTKPQVLGRRSLPLCNIDLKDVFNFDEFIEKFTKEEQQKLMKLLPGVDSVDLPESLRSMFECSQFKDNFSLFQQLVADGVFQPLSSSSSSGSKLEELKTLAKLALSDPNKSHLLESYQMLKRKGIEDSVAKPSDNHSLVTIERPCESLNQNFSETRTVMKSPKEVIKIRSKQIETKEIIENSVSSFNHMSYGESMVYSHEDNDISDQDLLLDVPSNGSYPQAELLHMI from the exons ATGGGAAAGCAAGGGCCTTGCTATCACTGTGGCGTCACAA GCACACCTCTATGGAGAAACGGTCCACCAGAGAAGCCAGTATTGTGCAATGCGTGTGGTTCGAGATGGAGAACGAAGGGATCATTAGTAAACTACACTCCCCTTCATTCTCGTGCTGAAGTTGATGATATTAATGATCACAGAGCTCCAAAGATGATGATGATGAACAAAAAGCTTCCCAAGAGGAAACCATATCAAGAAAACTTCACCGTCAAAAGAACCAACTATGAATTCAACAACGGTTTCAAGAAGAGGACCTTAGACGAATTAGAAGCTAGCAACAGGTCTAGCTCAGGGTCGGTTGTATCCAACTCAGAGAGCTGTGATCAATCTAATGCGTGGGAAACTACTTTTCCTTCTAAGAAGAGAACATGTGTGGTGGGCCGTCCAAAGCCGGCTTCTTCAGTTGAGAAGCTCACAAAGGATCTCTATAGTATCTTACAAGAACAACAGTCTTCTTGTCTCTCTGGTACTTCAGAGGAGGACTTGCTTTTTGAGAACGAGTCACCGATGGTGATAGGACATGGGAGTGTTCTCTTGAGAGATCCTCATGAGGAATCTGAAGCTAGCTCACTCTTGGCTGAGAGCAGCAAGTCCTCATCGATGCATTCTGCTGAATTTGGGGTTAATAAAAGCCAGAGATCTCTAAATTTTGGTTGCAGGACCAAACCTCAAGTCTTGGGAAGACGTAGTTTACCACTCTGTAACATAGATTTGAAG GATGTTTTCAACTTTGATGAGTTCATAGAAAAGTTCACAAAGGAAGAACAGCAAAAGCTGATGAAACTACTTCCTGGAGTTGACTCTGTTGATCTTCCTGAAAG CCTCAGAAGCATGTTTGAGTGTTCTCAGTTCAAAGATAACTTCTCCTTGTTTCAGCAACTAGTTGCAGATGGTGTCTTTCAGCCGTTATCATCATCTTCTTCCTCTGGATCAAAACTTGAAGAGCTTAAGACTCTGGCAAAGCTTGCTTTATCTGATCCTAACAAATCCCATTTGTTGGAAAGCTATCAAATGCTCAAG AGAAAAGGGATTGAAGACTCTGTTGCTAAACCATCTGATAATCATAGTTTAGTAACCATTGAAAGACCTTGTGAAAGCCTAAACCAAAACTTCTCAG AGACAAGGACTGTGATGAAGAGCCCAAAAGAAGTGATAAAGATTAGATCAAAACAAATCGAAACCAAAGAGATTATTGAGAATAGTGTCTCTTCCTTTAACCATATGAGCTATGGTGAGTCCATGGTTTATAGTCATGAAGATAATGATATTTCTGATCAGGATCTTCTTCTTGATGTGCCGTCGAATGGATCATACCCTCAAGCAGAGCTTCTTCACATGATATGA